The genome window ATGACCCGAAACTGCTGATTCTGGACGAACCGGCATCGGGCATGGACCCGCGGGCCAGGGCGGAGATGAAGGGAATCCTCCGTACGCTGCGGGAGATGGGGAAAACCGTTTTGATCTCCTCCCATATCCTGCCGGAACTGGCGGAAATGTGCGACAGCCTGACGATCCTGGATCACGGGCAGCTGGTGTTTTCCGGAAGTGTTGAAGCACTGTCTGATCGGATGAACGGCAACGCGCCGCTGGATATCCGCCTGACGGAGGGCTGCGGAGAGGAGAACGTGGAATCGGCTGTCCGCTGCCTGAAGGAACTGCCTTCGGTCACGGAAATCGTGAAAGAAGAACCTTACCTGCTTCGGGTACGGCTGGAGGAAGGCGCGGACTGCTGTCCGGACGTACTCCGGCAGCTGGTGATGAAGGACGTTCCGGTGTGCGATTTCCACCGGGCCCCGATGAACCTGGAAAAGGTGTTTATGGAGGTGACACAGGGTGCTTAATCCGATCCTGGCTTTTTCAGCGACACGCCGTATGCGTTCTTTCCGGACTATACTGATCGTGATCGCGTATATGGCGGTGCTGCTGGCGATAGCCCTTGCGTTTCTCAACCCCTTTATGCGGGATTCACTGGGCATGGATGATATGATCAAGGGAGTGGAATGTTATCTGTTCCTGCTGGCGGCCCAGTTCGGACTGCTGATCCTGATCGCACCGGCCATGACTTCCGCCTCCATCGCGGGAGAACGGGAACGGCAGACGATGGAACTGCTGCTGGTGACGAATACCGGCTCGTTCCGGATCGTGCTTGGCAAGGCGCTGGAAAGCTTTGCCGTGCTGGCGCTGCTGATCATCTGCGGACTGCCGGTGATGAGCCTGTGCCTGCTGACCGGGGGCATCACCATGGTCCAGATCCTGACAAGTGAGCTTTTCCTGCTGGCGGTGGCGTTTGCCTGCGTTTCCGTAGGCGTGTTCTGTTCCGCTATGGCGCGGAGCACCGTGCTCAGCGGTGTGATGAGCTACCTGGTGATCCTGGCGATCGGCGCGGTAACGACCCTGCCCATCCTGCTGGGGTATTCCCGGCGGATCACGGATGTGCTGTATGACAGCACAAATTACGCTGCCCTGACCGCGGCGGGAGCGAGGATGATGATCTCTCCGCTGCTGTATGTGAATCCGGGTTTCGGCCTGCTGTCCCTGGTCCAGGACCAGATGCACGTGTTCGGCGTGATCGCGGATGACAGGGGATGGGGACGGATTTACGCCACCTGGCTCATGGCTGACCGGGCCGGCTGGCTTTTCAACGTTATGGCTTGTGTGATCGCCATGCTGGTTGTTTCCATGATTCTGCTGGGACTGGCGTCCCTGGCGGTCCGCAGGGGAAACAAGACCATTAAGAACTAATACCCGTGAACAGATAATGTGAATGATGAACTATGAATTGAAGCAGGCCTTAAGGCCGGTGAAAATGAAGATCCGCCGGAACCGTTTTCTGAGAGGTATTGTGACGGGGCTGGCTGCTGGGCTCGGAACTGCTGTGCTGCTGCAGGCGGTATCGTTTTTCGTGCCCGTTCCCGACCGGGGACTTTGGGCAGCGGCTGCCGGCGCGGCGGTTATGCTGCTTACGGCGATCGGAAACGCCCTGCGGCCGGTGAAAAACAACACTGCCGCGGAGGCGGCGGATGCCTGCGGCCTGAAGGAACGTGTGATCACGGCGCTGGAAGAGGAAAAACGGGCATCCGGCACCGCTGGGGACATTGTCCTGCTGCAGCGAAAGGATGCCTGCGCGGCGCTTGAGAAGCTGGACGTAAAACAGATTCGCCCCGGCAGTGTGAAGAAACAGCTGCTGGCGGCGCTGGGATGCGCGGTGCTGCTGGGAGGACTGCTGCTGATCCCGAGCCCGAGGGATTCGGAGGCTGCGGTCAGAAAGGCCCTGACCCGGACCCTGCAGGAAGGCAGGGAAGCAATCACCCGGGCGGCGGAATCGGATGAAGAAAACCTGACGGAAGAAAAGAAGAGCGAACTGCGGAAGATCACCGATGACCTGAAAAGGGACCTGGAAAAAAGCCGGGACGCGGCAGACGCGATGGTAGCCCTGGACAGGGCTGAACAGCGGCTGGAAGACTTCCGGAAGCAGACGGCAGGAGATGCCGCCGCAGCCGCGGAAGGCATGAACGGAAACGGAGAAAGCCAGACGGCGGACGGCGGAGAGAAATCCGGAACCGAAGGAAACGATTCTGAAAACGCTTCGGGTCAGGCGGGCGAGGGACAGCAGGGAGCAGCGTCCGGCAGCACAGGGATGACAGCCGGACAGATGCAGACAATGCAGGCTCTTTCCAGCCTGAAGAGCGCAGTCAATCCCTCCGCCGGTCAGGAAACGGATACGGATATGGAAGGAAACGCCGGAGGACAGGGAGCCGGACAGAGCCAGAAGGGGCAGAACGGAAACGGTATGAACGGCGCAAACGGAGGAAACCAGGGTGACCAGACCGGAACAGGCGCCGGAGAAGGCTCCACCAACGA of Aristaeella lactis contains these proteins:
- a CDS encoding ABC transporter ATP-binding protein, giving the protein MLKIDHLCKNYGSFPALRDLSLEIPDGALHGFVGPNGAGKTTTMRILATLMKPTSGTAYVNDTDVVKDGQKARKLVGYMPDFFGVYDSLKCWEYLDFYARCYRIGATERKRMTRQLLELVQLEEKENEYVDALSRGMKQRLCLARSLIHDPKLLILDEPASGMDPRARAEMKGILRTLREMGKTVLISSHILPELAEMCDSLTILDHGQLVFSGSVEALSDRMNGNAPLDIRLTEGCGEENVESAVRCLKELPSVTEIVKEEPYLLRVRLEEGADCCPDVLRQLVMKDVPVCDFHRAPMNLEKVFMEVTQGA
- a CDS encoding ABC transporter permease → MLNPILAFSATRRMRSFRTILIVIAYMAVLLAIALAFLNPFMRDSLGMDDMIKGVECYLFLLAAQFGLLILIAPAMTSASIAGERERQTMELLLVTNTGSFRIVLGKALESFAVLALLIICGLPVMSLCLLTGGITMVQILTSELFLLAVAFACVSVGVFCSAMARSTVLSGVMSYLVILAIGAVTTLPILLGYSRRITDVLYDSTNYAALTAAGARMMISPLLYVNPGFGLLSLVQDQMHVFGVIADDRGWGRIYATWLMADRAGWLFNVMACVIAMLVVSMILLGLASLAVRRGNKTIKN